The Daucus carota subsp. sativus chromosome 2, DH1 v3.0, whole genome shotgun sequence genome includes a window with the following:
- the LOC108208112 gene encoding AT-hook motif nuclear-localized protein 26 yields MDPGNSLPPPFHTRDFNLQQHHHQQQQFLHHQQPQQQNSEDEQSGSSGLKRERDDKNNDDLNTGGTSEGKEGENSRRPRGRPAGSKNKPKPPIIITRDSANALRTHVMEIADGCDLMESVATFARRRQRGVCILSGNGTVTNVTLRQPTSPGAVITLHGRFEILSLAGSFLPPPAPPAATGLTIYLAGGQGQVVGGSVVGALLASGPVVVMAASFSNAAYERLPLEEEEEVALPLQGGGGGGGGGSSSLGSPGGQNVQHSQQHLLPDPSLFHNMPPNLLNSIQLPPDPAFWATGRPPY; encoded by the coding sequence ATGGATCCGGGGAACTCTCTGCCACCTCCTTTTCACACCAGAGATTTCAATCTCCAACAGCACCACCACCAACAACAGCAGTTTCTCCACCACCAACAGCCGCAGCAGCAAAACTCCGAAGACGAACAAAGCGGCTCGAGTGGTTTGAAGCGTGAGCGTGATGACAAGAACAACGATGACCTAAATACCGGCGGAACTAGCGAAGGAAAAGAAGGCGAGAACTCGAGGCGGCCGAGAGGCCGCCCCGCCGGCTCAAAAAACAAGCCGAAGCCGCCCATCATCATCACGCGCGACAGCGCCAACGCGCTGCGAACCCACGTGATGGAAATCGCTGACGGATGTGACTTGATGGAGAGTGTAGCGACATTCGCGCGCAGACGCCAACGTGGCGTCTGCATCTTGAGCGGGAACGGAACTGTCACGAACGTCACGCTTCGTCAGCCCACGTCCCCCGGCGCCGTGATCACATTACACGGCCGGTTCGAGATACTCTCTCTCGCCGGTTCATTCCTCCCGCCGCCAGCTCCGCCAGCAGCCACCGGGCTCACTATATACCTAGCCGGGGGTCAGGGTCAAGTAGTGGGCGGAAGCGTGGTGGGGGCGCTTCTGGCATCGGGTCCGGTTGTGGTGATGGCGGCTTCTTTTAGTAATGCGGCGTACGAGAGGCTGCCgctggaggaggaggaggaggtggCGCTGCCTTTACAAGGCggaggaggtggtggtggtggtgggagTAGTTCACTTGGATCTCCGGGAGGGCAAAATGTGCAACATAGTCAGCAGCACTTGCTGCCTGATCCCTCGCTGTTTCATAACATGCCGCCGAATCTTCTCAACTCTATACAGTTACCGCCTGATCCAGCGTTTTGGGCTACCGGTAGGCCTCCGTATTAA